A region of Rhodamnia argentea isolate NSW1041297 chromosome 9, ASM2092103v1, whole genome shotgun sequence DNA encodes the following proteins:
- the LOC115756679 gene encoding probable protein phosphatase 2C 28 → MDEGVTHGFNLVEGKVDHSMEDFIVAEKREHDGIELGLYAIFDGHSGCKVAEYLQHHLFDNILSELDFWTSPECAIRRAYKKTDDEILEGVVSSRGDSTAVTAILINREKLIVANVGDSRAIMCENGKAKQVTVDHEPQKERELVESRGGFVSQRPGNVPRVDGQLAMTRAFGDEKVKDHITSEPDIFVKNINEGTEFILLASDGLWKVMSNQETADRVRR, encoded by the exons ATGGATGAGGGGG TCACTCATGGTTTCAATTTAGTCGAGGGAAAGGTGGACCACAGCATGGAAGACTTCATCGTTGCGGAAAAGAGAGAGCATGATGGCATTGAACTAGGTCTATATGCAATCTTTGATGGACACTCCGGCTGCAAAGTTGCAGAGTATTTGCAGCACCATCTATTCGACAATATCCTCAGTGAG CTGGACTTCTGGACAAGCCCGGAATGCGCAATCAGGCGGGCCTACAAAAAGACGGATGACGAAATTTTAGAGGGCGTAGTCAGCTCAAGAGGAGATTCCACGGCGGTCACAGCTATTCTGATCAATAGGGAGAAGCTGATAGTAGCTAATGTAGGCGACTCTCGCGCGATCATGTGCGAAAACGGCAAAGCTAAGCAGGTAACGGTTGATCATGAACCGCAAAAGGAAAGGGAGCTTGTGGAAAGCAGAGGAGGATTTGTATCTCAAAGACCAG GAAATGTTCCGCGGGTGGACGGTCAACTTGCGATGACGAGGGCTTTCGGCGATGAGAAAGTGAAGGATCATATCACATCCGAACCTGATATATTCGTCAAGAACATCAACGAAGGCACCGAGTTCATTCTTTTGGCAAGCGACGGCCTCTGGAAG GTAATGTCGAATCAAGAGACGGCAGATCGCGTAAGGAGATAG
- the LOC115756673 gene encoding programmed cell death protein 2-like, whose translation MPMEIGEGDGSEEMLRNIHISSYDDDADPKEVEDLMNDDDDNENDEVQKSVTLGFVEKPKNKWSLLRQLFPSKASGVPAWLDPNDLPSGRSHLCDICGEPLQFLLQVYAPTSDRESTFHRALYLFTCLSMSCLLRDQHGQCKRPAVNASRSVKVFRCQLPHDNPFYSTEPPRHDGSDKPLGSGAPLCNWCGTWKGDKVCGSCREARYCSEKHQAMHWHSGHKVTCQNSSTNAGNSSAEDQKPASRSLWPEYEIVNEDEAEYDVDVPADLGNTNCLVSRNQMDDSINSLIDCFQGDSDRRSWGNFQQRIARAPGQVLRYCRNVGARPLWPMSSGQPSTADIPNCRYCGKPRRFELQVLPQLLYFFGMKNDADSLDWATIVVYSCEASCDGAAGYKEEFAWVQVSSPSQVVP comes from the exons ATGCCAATGGAGATTGGTGAGGGCGATGGTTCAGAGGAGATGCTGAGGAATATTCATATCTCTTCCTACGATGACGATGCAGATCCAAAAGAAGTGGAGGATCTgatgaatgatgatgatgacaacGAGAATGATGAAGTGCAAAAATCGGTAACTCTAGGATTTgtagaaaagccaaaaaataaatggtctCTGCTCCGTCAACTCTTCCCTAGCAAAGCCAGTGGGGTACCA GCTTGGTTGGATCCAAATGATCTACCATCTGGTAGGTCTCACCTTTGTGATATATGTGGAGAACCTTTGCAATTTCTACTTCAG GTATATGCACCGACCTCTGATCGAGAATCCACATTTCATCGTGCATTATATTTGTTCACGTGTCTTTCAATGTCTTGTCTTCTTCGTGATCAACATGGACAATGTAAGCGACCTGCAGTAAATGCATCTCGAAG TGTGAAGGTTTTTCGTTGCCAATTGCCTCATGACAATCCATTCTACTCGACTGAACCCCCACGGCATGATGGGAGTGACAAACCTTTAGGGAGTGGAG CTCCACTTTGTAACTGGTGTGGAACATGGAAAGGAGATAAAGTTTGTGGTAGTTGCAGAGAAGCACGGTACTGCTCTGAAAAACATCAG GCCATGCATTGGCACTCAGGTCATAAAGTTACCTGCCAAAACAGTAGCACAAATGCAGGAAACTCATCAGCAGAAGACCAAAAAC CTGCAAGCAGGAGCCTATGGCCTGAGTACGAGATTGTTAATGAGGATGAGGCTGAATATGATGTTGATGTGCCTGctgatttgggtaataccaATTGTCTGGTATCCAGAAACCAGATGGATGACTCAATAAATTCACTTATTGATTGTTTCCAG GGTGACAGTGACAGGAGGAGTTGGGGCAACTTCCAACAACGCATTGCCAGGGCGCCTGGGCAAGTTTTAAG GTACTGTCGAAATGTAGGCGCTAGGCCCTTGTGGCCAATGTCAAGTGGTCAGCCATCAACAGCTGATATTCCCAATTGCCGCTACTGCGGAAAGCCCCGGCGTTTCGAATTGCAG GTCTTGCCTCAGCTACTTTACTTTTTCGGCATGAAGAACGATGCGGATTCACTCGACTGGGCTACCATAGTTGTTTATTCCTGTGAAGCGTCTTGCGATGGGGCGGCAGGTTACAAGGAAGAATTTGCTTGGGTGCAAGTGTCATCCCCATCTCAAGTGGTACCTTGA
- the LOC115756675 gene encoding putative germin-like protein 2-1, translating to MATRILFLGVAALVIIVAGADQSPLQDFCVANPSNGVFVNGFACKDPRMVQANDFYFGGLHLAGNVSNPVGSKVTPVTVAQLPGLNTLGISLARVDYAPWGINPPHTHPRATEILTVIEGTLEVGFITSNPDNRLITKVLSKGDAFVFPMGLIHYQRNVGYSNVVAIAALNSQNPGVITIANAVFGSNPDIPTDLLAKAFQVDKSIAGQIQSKF from the exons ATGGCGACCCGCATTCTCTTTCTTGGGGTCGCAGCCCTTGTAATCATCGTCGCAGGAGCCGATCAGAGCCCCCTTCAAGATTTTTGTGTCGCCAACCCTTCCAACGGAG TTTTTGTGAATGGTTTCGCATGCAAAGACCCCAGAATGGTCCAAGCCAATGACTTCTACTTCGGAGGGCTTCACTTAGCCGGCAACGTATCGAACCCAGTCGGATCAAAAGTGACTCCCGTGACCGTGGCTCAGTTGCCGGGGCTCAACACGCTCGGCATCTCGCTTGCCCGGGTCGACTACGCGCCGTGGGGCATCAACCCGCCCCACACGCATCCCCGCGCCACGGAGATCTTGACGGTCATTGAAGGTACTCTCGAGGTCGGGTTCATCACCTCCAACCCCGACAACCGTCTCATCACGAAGGTCCTCTCCAAGGGCGATGCGTTCGTTTTCCCCATGGGACTCATCCATTACCAGAGGAACGTCGGATACAGCAACGTTGTTGCCATCGCGGCTCTCAACAGCCAGAACCCTGGCGTCATCACGATCGCAAATGCGGTTTTCGGATCGAATCCGGATATCCCTACGGACCTTCTTGCCAAGGCATTCCAAGTTGATAAGAGCATCGCCGGTCAGATCCAGTCCAAGTTCTAG